A stretch of the Amycolatopsis sp. BJA-103 genome encodes the following:
- a CDS encoding phage portal protein, with protein sequence MLIEQGSTWPPPTSYYDTMRHRWESWAAWWSGDLDKLKANASTCAPGGYWARHATKPGGRQMHMPLAADIARTSAELIFGDSPRLDWGKDATKVTDTWETLADEIGWTNSLLEGAEIAAALGGVYLRPLWDQALAKQPMLTMVRDDDAIPVFRFGRLAEVTFVTILNDDPHRTLRWLEHHEPGQIRHELWEGSTNNVGHVVPLTDHPVTRGLDGEPIDTKPIRGNELLVEYVPNDLPQPLVHTPHGRSDLQSLETDLDALDEVWDSWIRDIRLGKGRIITPADYLEPVNSGARGVAAQLFSKLTRGGAEKAFDVDAEAFSPLPNMPGDDPTKPATITVAQFALRVQEHADTANELVDNIVSRAGYAPQTFGRHVEGQLSGTAMARRERRSTGTQGRKRQYWKPATRRVAETLMLINAHVFNGPAPAERPGLDWPAPQADPKETAETIQLLSNAEAISTEIKVKMAHPEWEQQDVDDEVKRIKVERPAAPDPLDGGEPFPPSGQDNGADDRAEGQ encoded by the coding sequence GTGCTGATCGAACAGGGCTCCACATGGCCGCCGCCCACCTCGTATTACGACACCATGCGCCACCGCTGGGAGTCGTGGGCGGCGTGGTGGTCCGGGGACCTGGACAAGCTCAAGGCGAACGCGTCGACGTGCGCGCCGGGCGGGTACTGGGCGCGGCACGCCACCAAGCCGGGCGGACGGCAGATGCACATGCCGCTGGCCGCGGACATCGCTCGCACGAGCGCGGAACTGATCTTCGGGGACTCCCCGCGGCTCGATTGGGGCAAGGACGCTACGAAGGTCACGGACACGTGGGAAACGCTCGCCGACGAGATCGGGTGGACGAACAGTCTTCTCGAAGGCGCGGAGATCGCGGCCGCACTCGGCGGGGTCTACCTCCGTCCGCTGTGGGATCAGGCGTTGGCCAAACAGCCGATGCTCACGATGGTGAGGGACGACGACGCGATCCCCGTCTTTCGTTTCGGCAGGCTCGCCGAGGTCACGTTCGTGACCATCCTGAACGACGATCCACACCGGACGCTCCGATGGCTGGAGCACCACGAGCCCGGCCAGATCCGACACGAACTGTGGGAAGGCTCGACGAACAACGTCGGCCACGTCGTGCCGCTCACCGATCACCCGGTAACCCGCGGCCTGGACGGCGAGCCGATCGATACGAAGCCGATCCGCGGAAACGAACTGCTCGTCGAATACGTGCCGAACGACCTGCCCCAACCCCTCGTGCACACCCCGCACGGCCGGTCCGATCTCCAGAGCTTGGAAACGGACCTCGACGCGCTTGACGAGGTGTGGGATTCGTGGATTCGCGACATCCGGCTCGGGAAGGGCCGCATCATCACCCCGGCCGACTACCTCGAACCCGTCAACTCGGGGGCGCGTGGTGTGGCCGCGCAACTGTTCAGCAAGTTGACACGGGGAGGCGCCGAGAAGGCGTTCGACGTGGACGCCGAGGCGTTCTCTCCCCTGCCGAACATGCCGGGTGACGACCCGACGAAGCCCGCGACGATCACCGTCGCTCAGTTCGCGTTGCGGGTGCAGGAGCACGCCGACACCGCGAACGAACTCGTCGATAACATCGTTAGCCGAGCCGGGTACGCGCCACAGACGTTCGGCCGCCACGTCGAGGGCCAGCTCTCCGGTACGGCGATGGCGCGGCGCGAACGTCGCTCGACGGGAACGCAGGGACGCAAGCGGCAGTACTGGAAACCGGCGACTCGCCGCGTCGCCGAAACCCTCATGCTGATCAACGCGCACGTGTTCAACGGACCGGCCCCGGCCGAGCGGCCCGGCCTCGACTGGCCCGCACCGCAGGCCGACCCGAAGGAAACCGCCGAGACGATCCAGCTTCTGTCCAACGCCGAGGCCATCTCGACCGAGATCAAGGTCAAGATGGCGCACCCCGAATGGGAACAGCAGGACGTCGACGACGAGGTCAAGCGGATCAAGGTCGAACGTCCGGCCGCACCGGACCCGCTCGACGGCGGCGAACCGTTCCCCCCGTCCGGGCAGGACAACGGCGCCGATGACCGCGCTGAGGGGCAGTGA
- a CDS encoding PBSX family phage terminase large subunit produces MTTTTAKAAALSVKQQDSILDATHRINIWEGAIRSGKTIGSIVRWLMYVRTAPAGPLAMIGKTRDTLARNVLDVIADMNPAAISYTRGATTARILGRLVHVIGANDARAESRIRGLTLAGAYVDEITVVPEAFFTQLLGRMSVPGAKLFGTTNPDTPTHWLNKNFLKKERLPLDDPDRPDLISFHFNLDDNPGLDREYVRGLMAEFTGLWFDRFILGKWVAAEGAIYQMLDEAKHTARAPDPRMWRRGWIALDYGTSNPTHALLIVLTAPVIEGSRIVVPERLHVVSEWRHDGRAAGQLTDAQISRKLAEWAAPLIEHLPDAPATILDPSAASLRVQMRSDGWPGLRAADNRVDVGIRAQASLISGGRFVIDHEACPHLWDEMCGYVWDDAALERGEEKPVKTDDHGPDAGRYGVMAARPIWRQWLPDLATSSELPNAA; encoded by the coding sequence GTGACGACCACGACGGCGAAAGCCGCCGCGCTCTCCGTCAAGCAACAGGACTCGATCCTCGACGCCACCCACCGCATCAACATCTGGGAAGGCGCGATCCGGTCCGGCAAGACCATCGGCAGCATCGTCCGGTGGCTCATGTACGTGCGGACCGCGCCCGCCGGACCGCTCGCGATGATCGGCAAAACCCGGGACACCCTCGCCCGGAACGTCCTCGACGTCATCGCCGACATGAACCCCGCCGCGATCTCCTACACCCGCGGCGCCACCACCGCACGCATCCTCGGGCGCCTCGTGCACGTCATCGGCGCCAACGACGCCCGCGCCGAGTCCCGCATCCGCGGCTTGACCCTCGCCGGCGCCTACGTCGACGAGATCACCGTCGTACCCGAGGCGTTCTTCACGCAGCTACTCGGCCGCATGTCGGTCCCCGGGGCGAAGCTGTTCGGAACGACCAACCCCGACACGCCAACGCACTGGCTGAACAAGAACTTCCTCAAGAAGGAACGCCTACCGCTCGACGACCCCGACCGGCCCGACCTGATCTCGTTTCACTTCAACCTCGACGACAACCCCGGTCTCGACCGCGAGTACGTGCGCGGGCTCATGGCCGAATTCACCGGCCTGTGGTTCGACCGGTTCATCCTCGGGAAGTGGGTCGCCGCCGAAGGCGCGATTTACCAGATGCTCGACGAGGCCAAGCACACCGCGCGTGCGCCGGACCCGCGCATGTGGCGCCGAGGCTGGATCGCTCTCGACTACGGCACGTCGAACCCGACGCACGCCCTGCTGATCGTGCTCACCGCGCCCGTCATCGAGGGCAGCCGGATCGTCGTGCCCGAGCGGCTGCACGTCGTCTCCGAGTGGCGGCACGACGGCCGCGCCGCCGGGCAACTCACCGACGCGCAGATCTCCCGGAAACTCGCCGAGTGGGCCGCCCCGCTGATCGAACACCTACCCGACGCGCCCGCGACGATCCTCGACCCCTCCGCGGCCTCGCTCCGCGTCCAGATGCGTTCCGACGGATGGCCCGGTCTCCGGGCCGCGGACAACCGCGTCGATGTCGGGATCCGCGCACAGGCGTCCCTGATTTCTGGCGGCCGGTTCGTCATCGATCACGAGGCTTGCCCGCACCTGTGGGACGAAATGTGTGGCTACGTGTGGGATGACGCCGCCCTTGAGCGCGGCGAAGAGAAGCCGGTCAAGACCGATGACCACGGTCCGGACGCAGGTCGGTACGGGGTCATGGCCGCCCGTCCTATTTGGCGGCAGTGGCTCCCCGATCTGGCTACGTCGAGCGAGCTTCCGAACGCCGCGTAG
- a CDS encoding WhiB family transcriptional regulator translates to MTTVAEPPRLPRTVPDWHERGACNLFPELDFIEARGPAALAARVICRACPVRLQCATDALERGEPWGIWGGLDRKDRKEIALELGYPVPAVLPEHGTNSRYAKHGCTCPDCRRAHALYEFDRRARARKAARDRDVWVSPAELVQPLKVGRHLLGPGQLVLPLPGLPPLPAAEPGSASERPVLRLVA, encoded by the coding sequence ATGACCACCGTCGCCGAGCCGCCCCGCCTCCCGCGCACCGTCCCCGACTGGCACGAGCGTGGCGCGTGCAACCTGTTCCCCGAACTCGACTTCATCGAAGCTCGCGGACCGGCCGCGCTCGCCGCCCGCGTCATCTGCCGCGCCTGCCCCGTCCGGCTCCAGTGCGCCACCGACGCCCTCGAACGCGGCGAACCCTGGGGCATCTGGGGCGGCCTCGACCGCAAAGACCGCAAAGAGATCGCGCTCGAGCTCGGCTACCCGGTGCCCGCCGTCCTGCCCGAGCACGGCACCAACAGCCGGTACGCCAAGCACGGCTGCACCTGCCCGGACTGCCGCCGCGCGCACGCTCTGTACGAGTTCGACCGTCGGGCCCGCGCGCGGAAGGCCGCCCGGGACCGGGACGTGTGGGTGTCGCCGGCCGAGCTCGTGCAGCCGCTCAAGGTCGGCCGTCACCTGCTCGGTCCCGGCCAACTCGTTCTCCCGCTGCCCGGATTGCCGCCTCTACCTGCCGCCGAGCCCGGATCCGCTTCGGAGCGGCCCGTGCTCCGTCTCGTCGCCTGA
- a CDS encoding helix-turn-helix transcriptional regulator: MSKSSTSNEHALVAIANMRRIRRQRGISTQKLADQITAKGVQISRSTIVNQETRRSETASMTIDQAIGLCRVLDITLDDLIDPALCETCHGGPPSGFTCNTCGRRSRRTNRAVENAVERLVDSDPPPADLAARVIERRNET, from the coding sequence GTGAGCAAGAGCAGCACGAGCAACGAGCACGCCCTCGTCGCGATCGCCAACATGCGCCGCATCCGGCGGCAACGGGGCATCTCCACGCAGAAGCTCGCCGACCAGATCACCGCCAAGGGCGTCCAGATCTCGCGGTCAACCATCGTGAACCAGGAGACGCGGCGTAGCGAAACGGCGTCTATGACCATCGACCAGGCCATCGGCCTGTGCCGCGTCCTCGACATCACGCTCGACGATCTGATCGACCCCGCGCTCTGCGAGACCTGTCACGGCGGGCCGCCGAGCGGGTTCACCTGCAACACGTGCGGACGTCGAAGCCGTAGGACGAATCGAGCCGTCGAGAACGCCGTCGAGCGGCTGGTCGACTCCGACCCGCCGCCCGCCGACCTCGCCGCCCGCGTAATCGAACGGAGGAACGAGACGTGA
- a CDS encoding zinc finger domain-containing protein, translating into MNRQEVTALLASASAVDQYAPQPDELVLRIWESMLADIPAEAAEKALVAHYRETSKTITPADIAGWYRNRRRYASPTRKAPPADPETIRNGVDRVFTALAAKKAISAAERTGTEVDLVEVGYVVEADVAARRSVRSVPCRHCHSPAFSPCTSNGKPLTKSPAHPVRVDDAFAAMAASAT; encoded by the coding sequence GTGAACCGGCAGGAGGTGACGGCACTACTGGCGTCGGCGTCGGCCGTCGACCAGTACGCGCCGCAGCCGGATGAGCTCGTGTTGCGGATCTGGGAATCGATGCTCGCGGACATCCCGGCTGAGGCCGCGGAGAAGGCGCTCGTAGCGCACTACCGGGAAACATCGAAGACGATCACTCCGGCTGACATTGCCGGGTGGTATCGGAACCGGCGCCGGTACGCGTCGCCGACGAGGAAGGCGCCGCCGGCGGATCCGGAGACGATTCGGAACGGGGTCGACAGGGTATTCACCGCGCTTGCGGCGAAGAAGGCGATCTCGGCGGCCGAGCGAACCGGGACCGAGGTTGACCTCGTCGAGGTCGGGTACGTGGTCGAGGCGGATGTCGCGGCGCGTCGGTCGGTGCGGTCGGTGCCGTGCCGTCACTGCCATTCTCCGGCGTTCTCGCCGTGCACGTCGAACGGGAAGCCTCTGACGAAGAGTCCTGCTCATCCCGTTCGGGTGGATGACGCGTTCGCCGCGATGGCCGCTTCTGCGACCTGA